The following nucleotide sequence is from Flavobacteriales bacterium TMED191.
ATCATCAATATCATTAGTTATATCCGTTAGCAACATAGTTGGATATTCATCAGGTGACAAAATAATTGAGTTTGCAGTCTCACACCCCCCCCATATAAAAGTACACATACTCCAATCATTAATAGTAGCATCTGGATTATATGATTCTGGACAAATATACCATGCATTAATAAGACATCCATAAATAATGCACGAGCCATCATCAATATCTGCATTTTCATCAAAGTTTTCTGCATCAAGATCTGTACATCCAGCAAATAAACAGGAACCATCATCTATGTTAGCGCTTGGCAAATAATTAGTTGCATTAGGATATGTACAACCTTCGACTACTGGAATACATGAACCATCATCTGTATTTGCACTTAAATCATAATTTAAGGCATTTAAATCTGTACAACCATAAATAAATTCAATGCAAGGATTAGAATTATCTTCAGCACTTGCCTGATTAATATTAGCATCAGAGTTATAATTATATGCTTCTGGGTCTGTACAGCCATAAATAAATGGAATACATGAATCATCATCTGTATTAGCGCTTGGATTATAATTCATTGCTGATGAGTCAGTACAACCCTCAACTATTAATATAGCACAGGAGCCATCATCTGTGTTAGCATTTGAATCATACTCTAAATAAATATCATCTATACAGCCCTCTACTATTAAAGTAGTGCAAGAATTATCATCTGTGTTAGCATTTGAATCATACTCTAAATAAGTGTCGTCTAAACAACCTTCTACTACAGGTGTACATGAACCATCATCATCAGTTGCTGTGGCATCATAATTAAACGCTGATGAATCTGTACAACCATAGATTGCATATACGCAAAATATACCGCCAAAATCAATATTTGCAAATTCATTATAGTTAACAGCCTCCTCATCCATACAACCAAATACAAATTGTATACATGAACCATCATCAACATTTGCCGATGAATCATAATTTATTGAATAAGGATCTGTACAACCATATATGGGGTATTCACAAAATATACCACCAAAATCTGTGTTCACATCAATTTGAGAATCGCCAGTAAGTGGGTTTGACACCCCATCAGAATCATAATCATTATAATTTAACGCTTCTTCATCTAAACAACCAAATATAAAAGGATAACAAGACCCATCATCTGTATTTGCATCAGGGTCATAATTAAATGCTGAATCATCAGTACAACCATGAATTACATATGTACATAATAACCCTTCAAAGTCAGTATTGGCATCAGAATTATAATTAAATGCTTCTGGGTCTGTACAACCATAGATAAATGGAATACATGAACCATCATTAACATTTGCATCAGAATTATAATTAAATGCTGTCACATCTGTACAACCTTCAACTATATCAACGCATGAACCATCATCATAGTCAGCATTTTCATCATAATTAAATGCCGTTATATCTGTACAACCTGCTTGATAGTAACACGACCCATCATCTGTATTAGCCTCTATTTCATAATTTAATGCTTCTATATCTATACAACCCTCAACCACTTCTACGCATAATAATCCTTCAAAATCAAAATTTGCATCAGAGTTAAAGTTAAAAGCAGTTTCATCTGTACAGCCATAGATAAAAGGGATACATGATCCATCATCAACATTTGCATCAGAATTATAATTATAATAATATGGATTTGTACAGCCAAGTATCACTGCTTCACATGAGCCATCCTCAGTATTTGCATCAGGATTATAATTATATGCTGTTAAATCTATACAGCCAAAAATAAATGGAATACAAGAACCATCATTCACATTTGCATCAGGATTATAATTATAAGCACTAGAATTAGTACAGCCAAAAATCAAATAAAAACATGTTTCATTATCGATGTTGGCATTTTCATTATAATTAGCAGCAGCTGGATCCATACAGCCATAGATAAATGGAATACAAGAACCATCATCGGTATTTGCTTCTGAATCATAATTAAATGCGGTGTTATCTGTACAACCTTCAACTATAGCAATACACGACCCATCATCTGTATTAGCATTAATAGCATAATTAAACGCCTCTGGATCTGTACAACCTGAAATAAATGGAATACACAATAATCCTCCAAAATCAGTATTTGCTTCAGGATTATAATTAAACATTGTATCATCTGTACAACCATATATAAATGGAATACATGATCCATTATCAGAATTAGCACTTGCATCATAATTAAATGCAGATGGATTAGTACATCCTTCTATAACAGAAATACAAGATTCATCATCAAAACATGCACTTGAATTATAGTTAAAAGCAGTATTATCTGTACAGCCCGCTATATAACAACATGAGCCATCATCTGTATTAGCATTAGAACTAAAGTTAAGAGCAGATAAGTTAGTACAACCTTGAATAATGGCAATACATGTGCCATCATCATCAGTAGCTGCTATGTCATAATTAAATGCTGATGGATCTGTACATCCAGGAATTTCTAATTCATCACACACATCATCATCATCTAAATCATTTAAACATACTCCTGCACAATCATAATAGGTTTCTGCATAAGTACATGAGCCATCTACTGTGTTAACTGTGGAGTCGTAATTACATGCTGTTGCATCCATACAACCATAGATAAATGGAACACATGTAGCATCATCAGTATTAGCATTTGAATCATAATTATATGCTGTTGGATCTGTACAGCCATATGCAAATGGAATACATGAGTCATCATCAGTATTAGCATTTACATTGTAATTCCACATAGTTCCGTCTGTACAGCCATAAATAAACGGGATACATGAACCATTATTAATATTTGCATTTGAATCATAATTAAACATACCTTCTATAGTACAACCTTCAACTATAGCAATACATGAACCATCATCATAATCTGCATCTTCTTGATAGTTCAAAGCTTCTGAGTCAGTACAACCTGGCTCATAATAACATGAACTATCATCTGTATTTGCTAGCGGGTTATAATTAACTGCTAAATAGTCTAAACATCCATCAATAACAGGTAAACATAGTGCACCATCATAATCCGTATTGGCTTCAGGATTATAATTAAACGCTTCTGAATCCGTACAACCCTCAATAATAGCAATACATGAGTTATCATCTACATTTGCTAATATGGAATAATTGAATGCACTCACATCTGTACAACCATATACAATTGGGGTTAAACAGGACCCATCATCAACAACAGAGTATAAATCGGGAGAGTAATTAGAAGATGAAATACTATAACTAATTGGATCATAATTATAATACTCCAAAAAAGTATCATCAGTACAAGCAAAATAATAACAAGAATCATCATCAGTATTTGCTTGAGGGTTATAATTTGCTGCATAAACATCAGTACAACCTTCAACCATTAATGTAACACATGAACCATCAAGAATATTTGCCGCTGAATCATATTCCAAATAATTTTCATCAGTGCAGCCAAATGCAACAGTTCCTACAATTATTAAGTCAGCTGCATACATGCCATTCTGTTCAAACAGGTCTGTTTGAAGTGACTGAGAACCATCCAATTCTGTGACCACATGAAATGATGGCTCAGCTAAATACTCTATTCCGTTAAGCTCAACAATAAAAACCATTGGCTCATCATTATTAAAACCATCTTTTTCCTCAGTTGTATTGTCGTCTTCATAAATAGCTAATAATGATTGATAAGGCCCCACATCATTACTATTTTGACAGGTGTAGAAACTACCATTTCCGTACCCACTAAATCCTAAACCATAATTATCACTATAATTAGGGAAATTATCAACAGGCTCAATACCACTTGATGATGATGAAGACATATAAACATTCTCTAAAAAATCACCCACATAACCTGTATAGAGCTCATTCTGCATATTTTCTAATAATAAATCAGGAATTTCATACTCTCCAGGATCAATAATACTTTCTAAATATGGGGTGGATGATGTATCAGAATAATTAGTCCAACTAGATATTTCATCGATATACTGATCATAAGAATAAATACTAGAATTAAATGAAGCGTCAGCATTATTAGATAAAACAGCTGAAATATAGGATTCAAATAAAGGATAATGACCTTCGATTAACAAACCGTCTTGAATTATATCTAGATCTGTAACTGAGTAAAACTGACCACCCACTATAGCCTCCTGATTCGACAAATAAGTATTATTACCATAAAAAGCTCCTATTGTCACATCATTACAAAATGAATCATTTTCTGGTAGACCAATAATACTATCAATAGCAAAAACTGCAAAATTAAGTGGATAACCTTGTTCGACTGTCCAATCAAATTGATATTCAGGATATTCACATGGGCCTGGTACAGTAGCACTAAAATCGTAATTCAATGCAACTGGGTCCATACATCCTTGATACATACATGTTGCTGGGTCAGTATAATAATCCTCATAGTTGAATGCCAATGGATCCATACATCCTACCTGTTCATTAACATTACAAACTCCATCACCATCATCATCATAACACACACCATCACAATCTACCCATTCACTTTCTGGATATTCACAACCCTGATCTTCAAACGCAATATCGTCAACAACACCTGCTGCCTGAGAATTATAATTACATGCTGACATATCCATACAGTTTGACCACTCGGAATAAAGTGTAAAATCAACCATTAACAAGTTAGAAAGACCATTAGCAACAAAACTTTGTTGACATTGACCGCCACAGAGCTCTAAATCATAACTATTATCCATAATTGCATTTTGACCTATGTAATCTGTCCATCCTTCTGAGGGGTCATCGCTATTATTATCAATTCTTAAAAACCACACATATTCTGTATTTGATGTAAAACCATCTAGCTCATTTGTAGAATAATCATCCTCCCAAGATGCTATAGTAAAACTCTCATTGTCTTCAGGCCAGAAGTTAAATCCTCCACAAACCCACTCTTCAATCATATTACTATCATTTGTATCATAAAACACACCTATAACTGAACCTGAAGGAATTGATTGAGGAGTAATTTCATCAGGCAAAAGGACATTAAAAAATGGGAAATTAGATGCTTGTAGAGCTATTGTTGCATTACCCTGGGTGATAAGCTCTGAATTATCTAAGTATTCCAAACCTACAGATTCGGGCCAATTTAA
It contains:
- a CDS encoding T9SS C-terminal target domain-containing protein, whose protein sequence is MQRLLLRILGVLVYLNAFSQGNLNWPESVGLEYLDNSELITQGNATIALQASNFPFFNVLLPDEITPQSIPSGSVIGVFYDTNDSNMIEEWVCGGFNFWPEDNESFTIASWEDDYSTNELDGFTSNTEYVWFLRIDNNSDDPSEGWTDYIGQNAIMDNSYDLELCGGQCQQSFVANGLSNLLMVDFTLYSEWSNCMDMSACNYNSQAAGVVDDIAFEDQGCEYPESEWVDCDGVCYDDDGDGVCNVNEQVGCMDPLAFNYEDYYTDPATCMYQGCMDPVALNYDFSATVPGPCEYPEYQFDWTVEQGYPLNFAVFAIDSIIGLPENDSFCNDVTIGAFYGNNTYLSNQEAIVGGQFYSVTDLDIIQDGLLIEGHYPLFESYISAVLSNNADASFNSSIYSYDQYIDEISSWTNYSDTSSTPYLESIIDPGEYEIPDLLLENMQNELYTGYVGDFLENVYMSSSSSSGIEPVDNFPNYSDNYGLGFSGYGNGSFYTCQNSNDVGPYQSLLAIYEDDNTTEEKDGFNNDEPMVFIVELNGIEYLAEPSFHVVTELDGSQSLQTDLFEQNGMYAADLIIVGTVAFGCTDENYLEYDSAANILDGSCVTLMVEGCTDVYAANYNPQANTDDDSCYYFACTDDTFLEYYNYDPISYSISSSNYSPDLYSVVDDGSCLTPIVYGCTDVSAFNYSILANVDDNSCIAIIEGCTDSEAFNYNPEANTDYDGALCLPVIDGCLDYLAVNYNPLANTDDSSCYYEPGCTDSEALNYQEDADYDDGSCIAIVEGCTIEGMFNYDSNANINNGSCIPFIYGCTDGTMWNYNVNANTDDDSCIPFAYGCTDPTAYNYDSNANTDDATCVPFIYGCMDATACNYDSTVNTVDGSCTYAETYYDCAGVCLNDLDDDDVCDELEIPGCTDPSAFNYDIAATDDDGTCIAIIQGCTNLSALNFSSNANTDDGSCCYIAGCTDNTAFNYNSSACFDDESCISVIEGCTNPSAFNYDASANSDNGSCIPFIYGCTDDTMFNYNPEANTDFGGLLCIPFISGCTDPEAFNYAINANTDDGSCIAIVEGCTDNTAFNYDSEANTDDGSCIPFIYGCMDPAAANYNENANIDNETCFYLIFGCTNSSAYNYNPDANVNDGSCIPFIFGCIDLTAYNYNPDANTEDGSCEAVILGCTNPYYYNYNSDANVDDGSCIPFIYGCTDETAFNFNSDANFDFEGLLCVEVVEGCIDIEALNYEIEANTDDGSCYYQAGCTDITAFNYDENADYDDGSCVDIVEGCTDVTAFNYNSDANVNDGSCIPFIYGCTDPEAFNYNSDANTDFEGLLCTYVIHGCTDDSAFNYDPDANTDDGSCYPFIFGCLDEEALNYNDYDSDGVSNPLTGDSQIDVNTDFGGIFCEYPIYGCTDPYSINYDSSANVDDGSCIQFVFGCMDEEAVNYNEFANIDFGGIFCVYAIYGCTDSSAFNYDATATDDDGSCTPVVEGCLDDTYLEYDSNANTDDNSCTTLIVEGCIDDIYLEYDSNANTDDGSCAILIVEGCTDSSAMNYNPSANTDDDSCIPFIYGCTDPEAYNYNSDANINQASAEDNSNPCIEFIYGCTDLNALNYDLSANTDDGSCIPVVEGCTYPNATNYLPSANIDDGSCLFAGCTDLDAENFDENADIDDGSCIIYGCLINAWYICPESYNPDATINDWSMCTFIWGGCETANSIILSPDEYPTMLLTDITNDIDDAHYYLGEDRIGCMDKSADNYLITAVVDDESCMYSLHSIILEKNNDFKIYPQPASTYIVFEILEEETIINQELVIYNILGAEVLSFIIKENNIKLNIEEWEKGIYYATMYLNNNFITYKFLVE